In Dama dama isolate Ldn47 chromosome 10, ASM3311817v1, whole genome shotgun sequence, the sequence GGGAGGTTTCCAGAAGTGCAAGGATAGGGAAGCCGAGAGGCTGGAGGGGGTGCAGGCAGAAGTGCAGGGAGGTTGGAAACAGTGCAGGGAGAAGGGAGGCCTACggttggcagaggagcctggcaggatgcagGAACAGGAAAGAAGCTGTAAACAAGGCTGCTCAGGCTCCCTTGGTCCCTATGGGTGCGGGCCTGGGCCATGGATTGGGCTCCCCCCAGGGGAGGATGGGCCCAAGGCAGCTCCCAACAGGAAAAAAAGTCTTGGAATGCAGGGCAGAGCCCCTCACTTATACACtgtgggagaggagagggagggagagacagagacagtggGGCAGGGGGGTTGGGGGAGACAAGGAGAGACAAAGAAGTAGGGAGAACAGACAGGAGAGAGCAGGGGCAGGGGTTAGTAAAGCCGCCCTTGCCAGCCCTTCCATTCCTCCCAGCCTGTCCCAGACCCCCACTCACCGCCTAAGTTGATGACGCAGGAGGCGATAATGATGAGGATCCCCCCTACCAGTGCCACGATGCTTAAGAGCTTGGCCACGCGACCCAGACGCTGGGCCCCATCCACGTCCCCCTGTTGCAGGCTGTTTCGGGACTGGGGttagggtgaggggtgggggcacCAGCCCAGGTCAGGAAATGCCAGCCAGGCAGAGATCGGGTGTAGGAGTCGTCCAGAGGAGACAGGCCAGCCGATGGACAGTGGTTATGGGAGGAAGGGGGTTgagaggcagcaggagaagggcacAGGTCAGTAAGACTGTGTGAAATGTCtcaacttccctcccacctgatGGGGTAGGGCTCAAAAGGTGAAGTCCCAGGGAGAGGTGAGCAAAGGCCCTGTAATTGGGAAGTGAGATCCatgcagagaggggaggggaggcggggTTACTCCTGGGGCTGTgtcccagcaaggggcaggaaaCTGGGAACCACTGCAGGCCTGGACCAGGCAGGGTCCCCTGGGGCTCACCATGACGGCATAAGCGAAGGCCACGATGTTGACAGGCCACATGGGGCAGAAGCAGGACAGGATGGCGAGGATGATGTAGTCCCGAGGTTTCTGGGTGCCttcacccccctccaccccagaccCTGCAAGCTGGGAGCTAGGGTGGCGGCTCAGACTTCCTCGGGGAGATCCTGAATGCCCACTATGAGCCCTTCCTAGTCGATCCTCCTCCACCAGCTGCTGCAGCACACGGGGTGGGGCCCCATTGGCTGGGGGGGTCTTTGTGGAGGGTGGTGAGTGAGGCTGGGGGGCTGGACcctcttccccatccccatcaccagcCTGCAGGGGAACCACTGCCCCATTCTcctgcttttctcccatgctctCGCTCAGGATCTCAGAGGTGGGCTCCTCCTGGGTAGGGGGCTCTGGCTGAAGGGCTGGTGTGGAGGTGGACTGGGAGGCTGACTGGGGCTCTGGCTGGGGCTCTGACTGGGGTTCTGGCTGGGGGGCAGGCTCTGAGGCTGGCTCAAGCGGGGCTGCGGATTCCAGGTTGGATTCCGGGTCTGCAGTGGCCTCTTTGCTCACTTCGGGTTTGGATGCTAGCTCTTGGCATGTTTCTTCAGTGCTGGAGTTGGCCTTTGCTTCCCCTCCTGGGCTTGAGCTGAGGTCTCTGGCCTGAGCTGCTTCAGGGGCCCCAGTTGGGGTCTCTGTGGTTTCTGGAGCCAGCCCAACCTTGGGCTCTGAGTCCACAGGGGCCCCCATGACGTCTGGGCCTGGCTGCAGGGTCTCTGGCTCATCTGAGACCCCAGCTGGGACCTGGGGAGAGCCAGTTCGGCCTTCAGAATGGCCAGGCCCTTCTCCCTGGGTCTGGGGACCCTCCTCTACCCCCTTAATCTCAGAGACCTCAGAGCTGCTAGCTGCCATCTTGAgacaggagaggggagagggcctCTGAGGGAAGGATGGAGCGGCGGCGAAGACAGCAGCAAATCCTGcaagaggaggagacaggctTGGTGTGAAGAGGGAAAAGGTAGCTTTCAGCAGTGCAGCCCAAGAGGGCAATGCTCCTTTCTCAGGGCCAGTCTTGGACTGCCTccggggaaaaggaagaaaagttggGGTTTCCTTTGCTTTGGGGTGGGACATCTCTGGGGAGGAGTGCTCTGCTCAGGCTTCTGGTTGGAGAGCCCTGTGAAGATGAACCCTTTTGTAAACAGGTTTCCCCACGGTCTCTTCCTGGGTCCATCCAACAAGATCCAGACTCATCCTAGCAGATACCACAGCACCCCAAAATCAACAAGCTGTTCCGACTCAGACGTTCAGATAGGCAGACTGGGCAAAGGACCCCGAAACTCACATTCCACTCTCTCTgcatcctcccttcctccctgggcGCCCAGCCGGTGCGGTTTTCGTGCTGCGCTTCTGGGGCGTAGACGCCCGCGCCCCTCCCTCGGGGACCTGGGCATCTCCGCTGAGCCCCTTCCCAGCCCCTCTCCCAGGGATTCCCTCGCCCCCGGGGGACCGGCGCCGTCTCCTCCCATTGGTGTGGCGCGCCCAGCACCACCCGTCAGTCCATCAGGCGCCCGCATTCCGGTACAGCCTTCCCGGCGTCCGCGGTCTGTCCGTCCACTCCTACCCGCAGCTTCAGTCAGTCTATTCCCGTCTCACCTCGACGCCGGCCTCCAGACTGCTCcggctgctgccgccgccgccgccgccgccaccaccgCCGCGGTTGCAGCCGCCGCAGCTGGGGAGGGAGCAAGTCAGCGAGCGAGGGAGGGAGGCGGCGGGTCTCCCCTCCCCTCGGCTCATCCCCTCCTCTCAGGTCCCCTCCCCTACGCTTCGCGGCCGCGCACCGCCCCCGCCCCTCGCACGGCTCCCGCCCCTCCCGGCCAGCCGAAGGGAGCCACGCGTGCCAGGCTCCGCGTTACCTGGGCAACCGGCCGGGGGACCACTCGCGCGGCTCCCTAGCCCTTCCCCCGCGCGCCTCCTGGGGGTGTCCCCTTCCCAGGCCCCGGGCCCCTCCCGCTAACGGTCACCGGGGGTCCTGGTAGAGGCAGGGGGTCAGGGGAAGCGGAGAGGGGTCTCCGAGGAGGCTGGACCAGTGAGACAGGCAGGACCAGGTGGAGGCACCCCTACcagcaggaagggaagggagatgaGGCCAAACTTGGGAGAGGCTGCAGAGGATGATCAGGGTGGAGTTTCCAGAAGGGAGCCTGCAGAACGGCGAGTCCCTCTACCGCCaaggaagcagcagcagcagaaatggGTAATGGAAGGCTCAAGAAAAGGGTCCCTGGAAGGGTCAGAGCTGTGACTGGGAAGGGAATTCCAAGGGGCAGGATGGAGGCTGCAAGAGCAGTCTGGAACAGCAGGAGGGGGCTGGGTAAGAGCAGGGTGGACCACACCAAGAACGAAGAGGACTGGGGAGAAGTGCAGCTTTTATTTTCAACGTCTTTGTTCCCAGTCCTAGGGCTGAGTTGCCTAGTCTTTCCACAGCTACATCATCCATCACCTCTCAGGGCCTTAAGAGTGTGCAGGTATTGGGCTGGGATGTGAGCAGCAGGCAGTGGGTCTGGACAGGGGAAAGGGAAAAGCAACATTTATGTCCAGCGAGCAACTGTTTTGGTTTCTGACCCAGGCCTCTTCAAACCTCCAGGGGCTATTCTGGGCTTGGGTGGATTGAGTATTCCCGACTCCGGAGTCCTAGAACTTGCTCCCCACAGCCTAGGAGCCTCGGCCCCACCCTGAATCTGGACTGCCTTGGCTGGTGCTGCCTCTGGGGAAGGAGCCGAGCCGGAGCATCAGAACTGCACAGGGCAGAGCAAGGCTGCGACTGGCTGACCGACTGCAGGCTTAAGAATTCCCTTAGGGGTGGGAACAGGGGGCTTGGTGAAAGCAATTCATTCATTGAGTCTGAGAcaggtttttatttaaaatttattgtaatGGGGTCCGCGCAAAAGGAGGGGGTGAAGGGTGGGGAACATGCAGGGGACACCGGAACACGATGACATGGCCAGGGCCACAGCTTCTGTCGTGGGGGAGAGGGATGAAAAGAAAAGGCCAGGGCTGGAGCTGGGGtggaagagggaagggggagaCACTGTGGttgcattccccccacccccaggaagcaCCTCTAGTCCCTGGATACCTCCATTTACCCTGGCCCCTAGGATTCCATCTCTTGTCCTGCCTCTGGCCCTAGTGGCTCCTTCTTTTGCTCCCCTTGACTTGTTTTCCCCTGACAGATTCTTAAGCAGGATGATGTTCAGGGCCTGACCCCAAACCACCCCACCTGATGAAGGTACAACCTTTGCCTTCTGCCCCTTCTCAAATCTCACCTTTCCCCATCTCTGGGACAGAATCTTtgatttccctccttcctctcctccctccccctggaaaaaaaaaaaaaaagcaccaactCCCCAGGGAGGGGCAGCAGACAGGGGGGCGGGGGCACTGGGAGGAGGAGAGCAAGGATCGTCGGGAGAGAAGGCTCACGAATCCCTGGAAGGGCAggccagggggtcacagagaggagaGGGGGTGAGGGCAGTGGCCACTCCTGGCCTCTGCTCCCCCCCTGCCCACTGTCCAGGGGACTTCAACACAACCAAGGGAACAGGTGTGTGGGGGGTCAGGTCTcacagggaggagagaggagcaggAGAAACAAATCGTTAAAACCTAGCGAATTCTCCTAAGAAaacatttcttcctcctttccttctggaggctccttGGTTGGTGGGGGAAGTAGTGAGGAGTTGGTGGGAAAAGAGAGGGGAAGAGGAGATGGTGCCGAGGGACTTTCCTCCATTTTCCCCTCTCCCCCCCACCAACTTGGAGCTCACCAGGGCTGGGAGGGAAGTGGCTGAGAGCTCACAGGCACCCCCTCGGCCCCCGAGAGGGAGCCCACAGCTGTGGGTGGGGCTGccactgccgctgctgctgccgccgccgccgccgccgccgccgccattgGACAGACCTCACCTGCCATTGGACAGACCTCACCTGTACCTGCAGGGTGAGAAACACCAAGAGATCACAGCGCGATCTGAATGGCAAGAGCCTTGCCCCTTGCCCCAGACGCCCTCCCCTGGGACACAGCCGTTGCTCACTCCCTGTTTAGTTGAGATTTCGGCCTGCATCCTTACCTCCTTCTCCTGAAAGGccctccctggtcccagaagtCTCCCTAACTTGGGGATAGCTGGGCATCCCTGGCCTTCCTAAGATCCCCTATTGGGTCCTGTGAGCCCCCTCGTCCCAcgcaccccatcccaccccccccaGCCATGCCCCACGCCTTGCCTGGTGGGTGCGGGGTCCCCCTCAGCAGGTGGGCTGTGGCTGGGGGGCATCTCCCGGGACAGGGGGGGCGGCCCCCCCCAGATGGGTCTGCATGTGGCCGGCCAGCTGGGCAGGGGTCTTGCAGTGCACGCTGCACAGCTTGCACAGGATGCGGTCAGCCCGCGGGGCCTGGAGCCCATGGTCCTTCACCGCGTGGATGCGCAGGTATGCTGCCGTGGTGAAGCCTATTGGGGGGGTGGatggggatgggggggtgggggtcagcCAGGCGGAGGCCCCAGAGACGGGGTTGTTCTCCTAGGCTGGGGACGCCCTCCTCAGATGGCCCTGTCCTCCTCCCACCACATCCTTGGTAGCCTGGGGCCAACTACtctgctggggctgggggtgggcacaGCTCCCCGAGTGTGGGAACTGGTTCAATGGTGTTGGCTTCTGGGCCTTGGTGTCCCCAGAGTCCATTCTCTGTGGCTGGGGGATCTCTCCTGGGGTGACAGGACACTGATTCCTAGCCACTTGAAGAGTTGACCCTCAGCAGAGAcggctgtgtcccctccctccagtGCCCCGTACAGTCTCAGCCCAGTTACTCAGTGGAGTGAATTTGTTTAAAAGCAGCTCCCTCTGCTACTGAGACAGGGCGAGTACTTTGTAAATCTCTGCCAGCGTACTCCACTTGCCCCAGGAGCTGAAGACAAGAACTTGTGGCTGCACAGCTGAAACCTTGCCTGGCAACCGGTGGGAACTGGCTCTCTTGACCACTCCCTCCCCAAAGCAGTCgtgccccctcccatctccccacatACACCCAAGAGTTGACTCTTTCTGGTAGATCATCTCCTCCAGCCATGACATCTTAGAACTTAATGATGTTCAGTAGTCCCAACGTTTCTTCGTGTGCTTTCTAAAGGGATCTAGATGCCACGAGCTCTTGGCTACAGCACCTTTAACCCACATCTGTGGAAGGGCCTCTGGTTTTGTCCCCACCCTCTGTCCCTAGCCCTCCCGGCATCTCTCAGCATGTACCTTTGTTGCAGAGCTCACAGACATGGTGAGGACCCTGGCTGTGCACCTTCATGTGGTCCGAAATATAAGCCGAGCTCAACATCTTGCCACACACGTGACATGGCACCTTCTCCTCGTGTCGTACTGTGTGGGCCCGCAGACGGTCCTTCGTAGCAAAAGCTGCCTCACAtttctggggaggggggaggggcgtGGGGGGTGTCAGGAGAGTTAAAGCTTCGGGGAGTGGGGCGAGGGGGACAAGAGGTTAAAGGAATCAGAGCCTTGGGGGTCTTTGATCTGTAGGAAATGGGAGTGAGATGATGAGGCCTTGAAAAAGGGATGAGAAAATggagtgaaaaagcaaaaagaagagagagaaaaaggggcTCTGAGAGGCTGAACTCAGACAACTACAATGaggatcaaaatcatgaaaatcAGGACAGGAGGAGGCGGGCTTCCTACCTCACATTTGAAGGGCCGTTCTGTTGAGTGCACTTGTCTGACGTGACTGTTGAGGTGATCCGGCCTGGGGACacgttggggttggggttagggccCTGGGGTGTGGAGGGGTCCCCGAGTCTGCCTAACTCGGTCCATCAAGCATTTGCAAGGTTCCCTGCGTTTTCTCCCAAGCCCAGGGATTCCAGTCCCGGTTAGGCAGGAAATCCCTCCTCTCGCTGTAGGCGGCTTCGGCCTCCTCCCACTCGAAGCGCTCCTACAACCCAAGGACCCACCTCCTTTTGCTAAGGACCACCCCCTGCTCCCTGGTAACCGGGAGaggcttccctccctcctccctgggaGTGGCTCCCAGTCCCCATCCTCAgaaacctccctccctccccaccagccaAGGCCAGGCCACCTCCGTCACcgaccttccctccctccccacccgcccAGGGGGCGGCCGAGGCCCCGTGCACACCGGGAGAAGCTCTTGCCACAGTGGGAGCAGTTGTAGGGCTTGTGCACAGCGCCGTCATGTGAGCGCACGTGGTAGCTCATGCGGTCCTTGCGCTTGAAGCGCTGCTGGCACACCGGGCACTGGTAGGGCTTCTCGTCCGAGTGCGACAGCTTGTGTCGGTTCAGGTGGTAGACGTCGCGGAAGGCCTTGCCGCACATCTCGCAGGCGTGGTTCTTCCGGATGCGCTTTCCCGAGGCGGTCGTGGTCACCACACCACCGGCGGCCACTGCGGCCGCTCCGCCACCGGCACccgcctctccccctcccccgccggcTCCGCTCAGTTGGGGCACGCTCAAGAGGCTTAGGGGCACCATGGTGGGCATCTTCATAGCACCCGAGGGGACCCGGCCGGCTTTGGCTCCGGTGTGGATGGCCTCGTGCCTTCGGAGGTTGTAGCCGTTCTTGAACTCCTTGGCGCACAGGGCGCAGATGTAGGGCCCCTTGCTCTTTGTCTTCTTCTCCAAGGCAGATGCAACCGGGGCCACGGCGACCGTCGAGGTTGGGGCAACGACGGCGGTGGCCGCGGCTGCGGCGATGGTGGCGGCAGAGACAGGGGGCGCGGCCTCGGCGGCGGGCGCCGACACCGGCGGGGGCGGCGGAGGGGGCGCTGGGGGCTGCTTCAGAGCCGCTGTGTCCACAGTGGAGGCGGCGGCCGGGGCCGGGGGCGCAGCAGCaacggcggcggcagcagcggcagcagcggcGGCAGCCGCGGCCGCGGCGGACTCCTGGGCGGCGGCGAGGACCGGGAGCAAGTCCACCTGGAGGGGCTCGGCCGCCGGGGCCTGGGGCGTGGGTGGGGGCGCCGGCGCGGCCTGCGAAGACAAGGCGCCGTGTGGGCCGCGGCCGCGGGTCGGCGCCCTCCCGGCCCGGCCCGCCACGGCCGGCCCCTACTCACCTGGAATGGACTCTGGGCGCAGCCCTGGGAGGCAAAGAAGCGGGACTGGAGCTCAGCCCCGACCTGCAGGGGGTTCTGGGCGTGACCCTGAGGTGGCGGGAAGGAGTTCATGAGGCCGCCCACCCCCCGGGAGTCCAGGCCCAGCACGGGGAAGGGGGGGGCCAGCAGCGTGCAAGGGAACACGGGGAACATGGCCTCGGCCACGGCGGGGCCCCCGGGGCTCAGCGGGGGCCGGGGGCGCGGGCCGCGCGGGGCCCGGGCTCGGGGCGCCGCCCCCGGCCGGCCGGGCTGGGCCGCGCCGAACGCATGGCCCGCGGGCCACCCCGCCGCCCGCGCACCCCGGCCggcgggagggagggaaggagggcgcCTGGCGGGCCGCGGAGCGCGGCGGCGACGGCGGCGGCGACGCCCCCTGGGTGGGGGCGGGAGGCCCCgcggggccgggggccgggggcgggggcccgggcgacggcggcggcggcggcggttggagcctggcggggcggggtggggggagcgagGGAGCAGCCTCGGCCCCCGCCGCGCGCGCGCCCAGCCGGCGCCTcggggagggcgggggagggcgcgagggagggagggggacagCTGCGCGCGCACCGGGCGCGCGGAGGGGGGGGGTGGGACGGGAGGGAGGGCGGGCGGGAGGGGGTGTGGGaaggggggggtggggcgggggagggggttgtTACCTGGAAGATGAAGCTGCTCCAGTTGCCGGGATCCATggcggagggagggagggaggtggctcGCGCTCACCCtggggcgggaggaggaggaggcggccgtgggggaggggggaacccGGGGAGGAGGCGCGCGGGGCGGGCGggaggggggaaggaggaggagggtggggggagcggaGCACACTGCGCGCGGGGAGGGAGGGCGGGCGGGGGGCGCGAGGACACACAAGAGGCTGGAGCGGGCGCGAGCGCGAGCGCGCGCGAGGCCCGCGGGAGGGGGGAGGTACGAGAGGGACTCTGGCGGgaggagggacaggggagccACCCAGC encodes:
- the PRRT2 gene encoding proline-rich transmembrane protein 2 isoform X2 produces the protein MSHPKAKETPTFLPFPRRQSKTGPEKGALPSWAALLKATFSLFTPSLSPPLAGFAAVFAAAPSFPQRPSPLSCLKMAASSSEVSEIKGVEEGPQTQGEGPGHSEGRTGSPQVPAGVSDEPETLQPGPDVMGAPVDSEPKVGLAPETTETPTGAPEAAQARDLSSSPGGEAKANSSTEETCQELASKPEVSKEATADPESNLESAAPLEPASEPAPQPEPQSEPQPEPQSASQSTSTPALQPEPPTQEEPTSEILSESMGEKQENGAVVPLQAGDGDGEEGPAPQPHSPPSTKTPPANGAPPRVLQQLVEEDRLGRAHSGHSGSPRGSLSRHPSSQLAGSGVEGGEGTQKPRDYIILAILSCFCPMWPVNIVAFAYAVMSRNSLQQGDVDGAQRLGRVAKLLSIVALVGGILIIIASCVINLGVYK
- the PRRT2 gene encoding proline-rich transmembrane protein 2 isoform X1, encoding MSHPKAKETPTFLPFPRRQSKTGPEKGALPSWAALLKATFSLFTPSLSPPLAGFAAVFAAAPSFPQRPSPLSCLKMAASSSEVSEIKGVEEGPQTQGEGPGHSEGRTGSPQVPAGVSDEPETLQPGPDVMGAPVDSEPKVGLAPETTETPTGAPEAAQARDLSSSPGGEAKANSSTEETCQELASKPEVSKEATADPESNLESAAPLEPASEPAPQPEPQSEPQPEPQSASQSTSTPALQPEPPTQEEPTSEILSESMGEKQENGAVVPLQAGDGDGEEGPAPQPHSPPSTKTPPANGAPPRVLQQLVEEDRLGRAHSGHSGSPRGSLSRHPSSQLAGSGVEGGEGTQKPRDYIILAILSCFCPMWPVNIVAFAYAVMSRNSLQQGDVDGAQRLGRVAKLLSIVALVGGILIIIASCVINLGGEWGSGTGWEEWKGWQGRLY
- the MAZ gene encoding myc-associated zinc finger protein isoform X6 yields the protein MFPVFPCTLLAPPFPVLGLDSRGVGGLMNSFPPPQGHAQNPLQVGAELQSRFFASQGCAQSPFQAAPAPPPTPQAPAAEPLQVDLLPVLAAAQESAAAAAAAAAAAAAAAVAAAPPAPAAASTVDTAALKQPPAPPPPPPPVSAPAAEAAPPVSAATIAAAAATAVVAPTSTVAVAPVASALEKKTKSKGPYICALCAKEFKNGYNLRRHEAIHTGAKAGRVPSGAMKMPTMVPLSLLSVPQLSGAGGGGGEAGAGGGAAAVAAGGVVTTTASGKRIRKNHACEMCGKAFRDVYHLNRHKLSHSDEKPYQCPVCQQRFKRKDRMSYHVRSHDGAVHKPYNCSHCGKSFSRPDHLNSHVRQVHSTERPFKCEKCEAAFATKDRLRAHTVRHEEKVPCHVCGKMLSSAYISDHMKVHSQGPHHVCELCNKGTGEVCPMAGEVCPMAAAAAAAAAAAAAVAAPPTAVGSLSGAEGVPVSSQPLPSQP
- the MAZ gene encoding myc-associated zinc finger protein isoform X1 → MFPVFPCTLLAPPFPVLGLDSRGVGGLMNSFPPPQGHAQNPLQVGAELQSRFFASQGCAQSPFQAAPAPPPTPQAPAAEPLQVDLLPVLAAAQESAAAAAAAAAAAAAAAVAAAPPAPAAASTVDTAALKQPPAPPPPPPPVSAPAAEAAPPVSAATIAAAAATAVVAPTSTVAVAPVASALEKKTKSKGPYICALCAKEFKNGYNLRRHEAIHTGAKAGRVPSGAMKMPTMVPLSLLSVPQLSGAGGGGGEAGAGGGAAAVAAGGVVTTTASGKRIRKNHACEMCGKAFRDVYHLNRHKLSHSDEKPYQCPVCQQRFKRKDRMSYHVRSHDGAVHKPYNCSHCGKSFSRPDHLNSHVRQVHSTERPFKCEKCEAAFATKDRLRAHTVRHEEKVPCHVCGKMLSSAYISDHMKVHSQGPHHVCELCNKGTGEVCPMAGEVCPMAAAAAAAAAAAAAVAAPPTAVGSLSGAEGVPVSSQPLPSQPCSSPGLFFSSLSPTTEAVALAMSSCSGVPCMFPTLHPLLLRGPHYNKF
- the MAZ gene encoding myc-associated zinc finger protein isoform X2 — protein: MDPGNWSSFIFQGHAQNPLQVGAELQSRFFASQGCAQSPFQAAPAPPPTPQAPAAEPLQVDLLPVLAAAQESAAAAAAAAAAAAAAAVAAAPPAPAAASTVDTAALKQPPAPPPPPPPVSAPAAEAAPPVSAATIAAAAATAVVAPTSTVAVAPVASALEKKTKSKGPYICALCAKEFKNGYNLRRHEAIHTGAKAGRVPSGAMKMPTMVPLSLLSVPQLSGAGGGGGEAGAGGGAAAVAAGGVVTTTASGKRIRKNHACEMCGKAFRDVYHLNRHKLSHSDEKPYQCPVCQQRFKRKDRMSYHVRSHDGAVHKPYNCSHCGKSFSRPDHLNSHVRQVHSTERPFKCEKCEAAFATKDRLRAHTVRHEEKVPCHVCGKMLSSAYISDHMKVHSQGPHHVCELCNKGTGEVCPMAGEVCPMAAAAAAAAAAAAAVAAPPTAVGSLSGAEGVPVSSQPLPSQPCSSPGLFFSSLSPTTEAVALAMSSCSGVPCMFPTLHPLLLRGPHYNKF
- the MAZ gene encoding myc-associated zinc finger protein isoform X4, which translates into the protein MFPVFPCTLLAPPFPVLGLDSRGVGGLMNSFPPPQGHAQNPLQVGAELQSRFFASQGCAQSPFQAAPAPPPTPQAPAAEPLQVDLLPVLAAAQESAAAAAAAAAAAAAAAVAAAPPAPAAASTVDTAALKQPPAPPPPPPPVSAPAAEAAPPVSAATIAAAAATAVVAPTSTVAVAPVASALEKKTKSKGPYICALCAKEFKNGYNLRRHEAIHTGAKAGRVPSGAMKMPTMVPLSLLSVPQLSGAGGGGGEAGAGGGAAAVAAGGVVTTTASGKRIRKNHACEMCGKAFRDVYHLNRHKLSHSDEKPYQCPVCQQRFKRKDRMSYHVRSHDGAVHKPYNCSHCGKSFSRPDHLNSHVRQVHSTERPFKCEKCEAAFATKDRLRAHTVRHEEKVPCHVCGKMLSSAYISDHMKVHSQGPHHVCELCNKGTGEVCPMAGEVCPMAAAAAAAAAAAAAVAAPPTAVGSLSGAEGVPVSSQPLPSQPW
- the MAZ gene encoding myc-associated zinc finger protein isoform X7, whose protein sequence is MDPGNWSSFIFQGHAQNPLQVGAELQSRFFASQGCAQSPFQAAPAPPPTPQAPAAEPLQVDLLPVLAAAQESAAAAAAAAAAAAAAAVAAAPPAPAAASTVDTAALKQPPAPPPPPPPVSAPAAEAAPPVSAATIAAAAATAVVAPTSTVAVAPVASALEKKTKSKGPYICALCAKEFKNGYNLRRHEAIHTGAKAGRVPSGAMKMPTMVPLSLLSVPQLSGAGGGGGEAGAGGGAAAVAAGGVVTTTASGKRIRKNHACEMCGKAFRDVYHLNRHKLSHSDEKPYQCPVCQQRFKRKDRMSYHVRSHDGAVHKPYNCSHCGKSFSRPDHLNSHVRQVHSTERPFKCEKCEAAFATKDRLRAHTVRHEEKVPCHVCGKMLSSAYISDHMKVHSQGPHHVCELCNKGTGEVCPMAGEVCPMAAAAAAAAAAAAAVAAPPTAVGSLSGAEGVPVSSQPLPSQPW
- the MAZ gene encoding myc-associated zinc finger protein isoform X3, encoding MFPVFPCTLLAPPFPVLGLDSRGVGGLMNSFPPPQGHAQNPLQVGAELQSRFFASQGCAQSPFQAAPAPPPTPQAPAAEPLQVDLLPVLAAAQESAAAAAAAAAAAAAAAVAAAPPAPAAASTVDTAALKQPPAPPPPPPPVSAPAAEAAPPVSAATIAAAAATAVVAPTSTVAVAPVASALEKKTKSKGPYICALCAKEFKNGYNLRRHEAIHTGAKAGRVPSGAMKMPTMVPLSLLSVPQLSGAGGGGGEAGAGGGAAAVAAGGVVTTTASGKRIRKNHACEMCGKAFRDVYHLNRHKLSHSDEKPYQCPVCQQRFKRKDRMSYHVRSHDGAVHKPYNCSHCGKSFSRPDHLNSHVRQVHSTERPFKCEKCEAAFATKDRLRAHTVRHEEKVPCHVCGKMLSSAYISDHMKVHSQGPHHVCELCNKGFTTAAYLRIHAVKDHGLQAPRADRILCKLCSVHCKTPAQLAGHMQTHLGGAAPPVPGDAPQPQPTC